One region of Oryza sativa Japonica Group chromosome 10, ASM3414082v1 genomic DNA includes:
- the LOC4348348 gene encoding MFP1 attachment factor 1 yields MTVSLQNVCKRLLAADAAHQTALLLCSPTPTHGHELPRAGSASPPPPFSFAVWPPTRRTRDAVVRRLVAVLSGDTTTALRKRYRYGAVPAADAERAARAVEAQAFDAASASSSSSSSVEDGIETLQLYSREVSNRLLAFVRSRSSAAGAPPASAAAGEVA; encoded by the coding sequence ATGACCGTTTCTCTCCAAAACGTGTGTAAAAGACTCCTTGCAGCCGACGCAGCGCATCAAACTGCTTTACTACTCTGCTCCCCGACACCAACACATGGCCACGAGCTCCCCCGCGCcggctcggcctcgccgccacctcccttcTCCTTCGCCGTCTGGCCTCCCACGCGCCGCACGCGCGACGCCGTggtgcgccgcctcgtcgccgtcctctccggcgacaccaccaccgccctccGCAAGCGCTACCGCTAcggcgccgtccccgccgccgacgccgagcgcgccgcgcgcgccgtcgagGCCCAGGCCttcgacgccgcctccgcctcgtcatcctcctcgtcctccgtGGAGGACGGCATCGAGACGCTGCAGCTCTACTCCAGGGAGGTGAGCAACCGCCTCCTCGCGTTCGTCAGGtcccgctcctccgccgcagGCGCGCCCCCGGCCTccgcggcggccggagaggtGGCCTGA
- the LOC9271603 gene encoding vesicle transport protein GOT1 isoform X1, with product MTFKGIEHCLSWMGSHFPSPQEIGIGLTGFGVFFSFLGIIFFFDKGLLAMGNILFLSGLGLTIGLKSTLQFFTKPKNYKGTISFGAGLLLVLIGWPFFGMLLEAYGFIVLFSGFWPTLVVFLQKIPFIGWIFQQPFVASYLGSYRGKRVPV from the exons ATGACCTTCAAA GGCATAGAGCACTGTTTATCCTGGATGGGATCACATTTCCCATCCCCACAAG AGATTGGGATAGGGCTGACAGGCTTTGGAGTATTCTTCTCATTTCTGGGGATCATTTTCTTCTTTGACAAGGGGCTACTTGCAATGGGCAAT ATTCTCTTCCTGTCAGGCTTAGGTTTGACTATTGGATTGAAATCGACTCTGCAATTCTTCACTAAGCCCAAGAACTATAAG GGTACTATCTCATTTGGTGCTGGCCTTTTGCTTGTTCTAATTGGATGGCCCTTTTTTGGCATGCTATTAGAGGCATATGGTTTTATTGTACTTTTCAG TGGATTCTGGCCAACTCTTGTGGTTTTCTTGCAAAAGATTCCTTTCATTGGTTGGATATTTCAGCAGCCATTTGTTGCATCG TACCTTGGAAGCTATCGAGGAAAAAGAGTTCCAGTGTAG
- the LOC4348346 gene encoding probable LRR receptor-like serine/threonine-protein kinase At3g47570 — MAITRLLLQLLALPSTVIFLFLAPASRSIDAGDDLHALLSFRSHIAKDHSDALSSWSVVSNGTSDGTNGFCSWRGVTCSSGARHRRVVSLRVQGLGLVGTISPLVGNLTGLRELDLSDNKLEGEIPPSLARCLALQRLNLSVNFLSGVIPPSIGQLSKLEVLNIRHNNISGYVPSTFANLTALTMFSIADNYVHGQIPSWLGNLTALESFNIAGNMMRGSVPEAISQLTNLEALTISGNGLEGEIPASLFNLSSLKVFNLGSNIISGSLPTDIGLTLPNLRYFIAFYNRLEGQIPASFSNISVLEKFILHRNRFRGRIPPNSGINGQLTVFEVGNNELQATEPRDWEFLTSLANCSNLIYINLQLNNLSGILPNTIANLSLELQSIRLGGNQISGILPKGIGRYAKLTSLEFADNLFNGTIPSDIGKLTNLHELLLFSNGFQGEIPSSIGNMTQLNQLLLSGNYLEGRIPATIGNLSKLTSMDLSSNLLSGQIPEEIIRISSLTEALNLSNNALSGPISPYIGNLVNVGIIDLSSNKLSGQIPSTLGNCLALQFLYLQANLLHGLIPKELNKLRGLEVLDLSNNKFSGPIPEFLESFQLLKNLNLSFNNLSGMVPDKGIFSNASAVSLVSNDMLCGGPMFFHFPPCPFQSSDKPAHRSVVHILIFLIVGAFVFVIVCIATCYCIKRLREKSSKVNQDQGSKFIDEMYQRISYNELNVATGSFSAENLIGRGSFGSVYRGNLTCGSNVITVAVKVLDLHQTRAARSFMSECNALKRIRHRNLVRIITVCDSLDNNGDEFKALVLEFISNGNLDTWLHPSTENTSYIPGKLSLMQRLNIALDVAEALEYLHHHISPSIAHCDIKPSNVLLDKDMTAHIGDFSLARIMSAEAEGQCLGESSSVGIKGTIGYLAPEYGMGTEISREGDIYSYGVLLLEMLTGRRPTDTMFHDDMSLPKYVEMAYPDNLLEIMDNAIPQDGNSQDIVDWFIAPISRIGLACCRDSASQRMRMNEVVKELSGIKEVCESKFEEFYLCSV; from the exons ATGGCGATCACACGTTTGCTCCTCCAGCTGCTTGCTCTTCCCTCCACTGTCATCTTCCTCTTTCTCGCCCCGGCTTCCCGCTCCATCGACGCCGGTGATGACCTCCACGCTCTCCTATCATTCAGATCCCACATAGCAAAGGATCATTCGGATGCACTGTCTTCCTGGAGTGTTGTCAGCAATGGCACCTCTGATGGCACCAATGGCTTCTGCTCATGGAGAGGCGTGACGTGCTCCAGTGGTGCGCGCCATCGTCGTGTCGTCTCTTTGCGCGTGCAGGGTCTTGGCCTCGTTGGCACCATCTCACCTCTTGTTGGCAACCTCACCGGACTCCGAGAGCTCGATCTGTCAGACAACAAGCTTGAAGGTGAGATCCCTCCTAGCCTTGCAAGATGCTTGGCACTGCAGAGGCTCAACTTGAGTGTCAATTTCTTGTCTGGTGTGATCCCTCCATCCATTGGTCAGCTGTCAAAGCTTGAGGTTCTGAATATTCGCCATAACAATATCTCGGGTTATGTACCATCTACATTTGCAAATCTTACTGCCCTCACCATGTTCAGTATTGCTGATAACTATGTTCATGGACAAATCCCATCATGGCTGGGCAATTTGACCGCGCTAGAAAGTTTTAACATTGCGGGTAATATGATGAGGGGCAGTGTTCCTGAGGCTATATCTCAGCTTACAAACCTTGAAGCTTTGACTATATCTGGAAACGGATTAGAAGGTGAGATTCCTGCATCATTGTTTAATTTGTCCTCCCTTAAGGTGTTTAATCTTGGGTCCAACATCATATCAGGTTCTCTGCCTACAGATATTGGCCTTACACTTCCCAATCTAAGGTATTTTATTGCCTTCTACAATAGACTTGAAGGACAAATTCCAGCCTCCTTTTCAAACATCTCTGTCCTTGAAAAATTCATCCTCCACAGAAATAGATTCCGAGGCCGAATTCCACCAAATAGTGGTATCAATGGCCAATTAACAGTATTTGAAGTGGGTAACAATGAGCTTCAAGCTACAGAGCCGAGGGATTGGGAATTTTTAACATCCTTGGCTAACTGCAGCAATCTAATCTACATCAATCTTCAACTGAATAACCTGTCAGGCATTTTGCCAAATACAATTGCTAATCTCTCACTAGAGCTCCAGAGCATTAGATTGGGAGGAAATCAAATTTCTGGGATTTTACCTAAAGGAATAGGGAGGTATGCCAAACTCACAAGCCTTGAGTTTGCAGATAACCTTTTCAATGGCACTATACCTTCAGATATTGGAAAGCTCACTAATCTCCATGAGTTGCTTCTGTTTTCAAATGGATTCCAGGGAGAGATTCCATCATCCATAGGCAACATGACACAACTAAATCAGCTTCTTCTGTCTGGTAACTATCTTGAGGGTAGAATTCCAGCAACTATTGGCAACCTAAGCAAGTTAACTTCTATGGACCTTTCAAGTAATCTTTTGAGTGGGCAAATCCCAGAAGAGATTATCAGAATTTCTTCCCTGACTGAAGCACTTAATCTCTCGAACAATGCATTAAGTGGCCCCATTTCTCCGTATATTGGGAACTTGGTCAATGTTGGCATAATTGATCTCTCATCAAATAAATTGTCTGGTCAGATCCCAAGCACCCTTGGTAATTGCCTTGCATTGCAATTTTTATACTTGCAAGCAAATCTCCTCCACGGACTAATCCCAAAAGAGCTCAATAAACTTAGGGGCTTAGAAGTGTTGGATCTCTCTAACAACAAATTTTCAGGACCCATCCCTGAATTCCTTGAGAGCTTCCAGCTTCTGAAGAATCTGAACCTTTCATTCAATAACCTATCTGGTATGGTGCCAGATAAGGGGATATTCTCTAATGCAAGTGCTGTATCACTTGTAAGTAATGATATGCTATGTGGAGGCCCTATGTTCTTTCATTTCCCGCCATGCCCATTTCAATCTTCCGATAAGCCTGCGCATCGTTCGGTGGTGCATATCTTGATCTTTCTGATTGTGGGAGCATTCGTCTTTGTTATTGTTTGCATTGCTACATGCTACTGCATCAAGAGGCTAAGGGAAAAGTCATCCAAAGTTAATCAAGATCAAGGTAGCAAATTTATCGATGAGATGTATCAGAGGATATCGTATAATGAGTTAAATGTCGCAACGGGTTCATTCTCTGCGGAAAATTTGATCGGCCGTGGAAGCTTTGGTAGTGTATATAGAGGAAACTTAACTTGTGGTTCAAATGTAATCACTGTAGCAGTGAAGGTTCTTGATCTCCATCAGACCAGAGCAGCCAGGAGCTTCATGTCCGAGTGCAATGCCCTAAAACGGATTCGACATCGGAACCTAGTCAGGATTATCACTGTTTGTGATAGCTTGGACAACAATGGTGATGAATTTAAGGCACTTGTATTAGAGTTTATCTCCAATGGAAACCTTGACACATGGCTACATCCAAGCACAGAAAATACTTCCTACATACCTGGGAAGCTAAGCTTGATGCAAAGATTAAACATTGCTCTTGATGTTGCAGAGGCACTGGAGTATCTTCACCATCACATTAGTCCTTCCATTGCTCACTGCGATATTAAACCAAGTAATGTTCTTCTTGATAAGGATATGACTGCACATATTGGTGACTTCAGTTTAGCAAGAATAATGAGTGCAGAAGCAGAAGGCCAATGCTTGGGTGAGAGTAGCTCAGTTGGAATTAAAGGCACTATTGGGTACTTAGCACCAG AATATGGCATGGGGACAGAAATTTCTAGAGAAGGTGACATATACAGCTACGGTGTTCTACTGCTGGAAATGCTTACTGGTAGAAGACCAACTGACACAATGTTTCATGATGATATGAGTCTTCCAAAGTATGTTGAGATGGCCTATCCTGATAATTTGTTGGAAATTATGGACAACGCAATACCACAGGACGGAAATTCTCAAGATATTGTAGATTGGTTTATTGCTCCTATTTCAAGAATTGGTTTAGCGTGTTGCAGGGACTCTGCAAGTCAGAGAATGAGAATGAATGAGGTAGTGAAAGAATTGAGTGGCATAAAGGAGGTATGCGAATCTAAATTCGAGGAATTTTATCTTTGTTCAGTGTAA
- the LOC4348347 gene encoding probable protein S-acyltransferase 22 yields the protein MRRHGWQLPYHPLQVVAIAVFLALGFAFYVFFVPFVGRSELQYVLMGLYTPLITCVVTLYIWCAATNPGDPGIFKAKKHPKLGKDGKQIQEISEHESCQGGKSFSDGCSIVNNSERLSNMFEGNDSSSRPGLHGVLCLICNPFFCLWKRFFHSDDQSSEQHMSEEGMFFCSLCEVEVLQHSKHCRVCDKCVDGFDHHCRWLNNCIGKRNYKRFFILMASAVLLLIMQWLVGILVLILCLLKRGEFSGQIISKLGSSFSTAAFVIVVMTCTLLAMLATIPLAQLFCFHVLLIKKGISTYDYIVALREQEEQQEVTEHQSPQMSIISSVTGFSTTSSFAPLQRGSWCTPPRLFLEDQHVIPPEMPQNSSSKKAKHADVTKRKPSGPVKISPWTLARLNAEEVSKAAAEAKKKSKVLQPIARHEDPKHDKRRPDKRGQFLPELSVDHTTRTSDSCTDSNCSDMDMETCGSLAPLQHEARSVFQPSIASSIRNLTSSPQSSLDSPDLHPFRVSMSGADELRSFMSLAASESTAPKSIALSRSTSGGYEASGGEESDRIPSKIVHRSSNWANAILNSGRREMAADLNLPTSERFLTNTRFS from the exons ATGAGGAGGCATGGGTGGCAGCTACCTTACCACCCTCTTCAG GTGGTGGCGATAGCGGTTTTTCTGGCACTGGGTTTTGCGTTCTATGTGTTCTTTGTGCCATTTGTGGGGAGGAGTGAGCTCCAGTATGTGCTCATGGGTCTCTACACTCCACTG ATTACTTGTGTTGTCACATTATACATATGGTGTGCAGCAACTAATCCTGGTGATCCAGGCATTTTTAAAGCAAAGAAACATCCAAAATTAGGCAAGGATGGAAAGCAAATACAAGAAATTTCAGAGCACGAATCATGCCAGGGAGGAAAGTCGTTCAGCGATGGCTGTAGCATTGTTAATAACAGTGAGAGATTAAGCAATATGTTTGAAGGGAATGATTCATCTTCTCGGCCTGGGTTACATGGAGTTCTTTGCTTGATATGCAACCCATTCTTCTGCTTATGGAAAAGATTCTTTCACTCAGATGACCAATCTTCGGAACAGCACATGAGCGAAGAAGGCATGTTCTTTTGCAGCTTATGTGAAGTAGAG GTGTTGCAGCATAGTAAGCATTGTAGAGTTTGCGACAAGTGTGTTGATGGTTTTGATCACCACTGCAGG TGGCTCAATAATTGCATAGGAAAAAGAAACTACAAAAGATTCTTCATTCTAATGGCTTCAGCTGTTCTCTTG CTTATAATGCAGTGGTTAGTGGGCATTCTTGTGCTGATACTCTGTTTACTGAAGCGAGGGGAGTTCTCCGGACAGATCATCTCAAAGTTAGGAAGTAGCTTCTCAACAGCTGCTTTTGTAATTGTTGTG ATGACATGTACTTTACTAGCAATGCTTGCAACAATACCCCTTGCCCAACTTTTCTGCTTCCATGTTCTGCTTATTAAGAAA GGCATAAGTACGTATGATTATATTGTAGCTTTGAGAGAACAAGAAGAGCAGCAAGAGGTTACTGAGCATCAAAGCCCGCAGATGTCTATTATTAGCTCTGTGACAGGGTTTAGCACAACTAGCTCATTTGCTCCTCTTCAACGTGGGTCATGGTGTACTCCGCCACGTTTATTCCTTGAAGATCAG CATGTCATTCCCCCAGAAATGCCACAGAACTCCTCAAGCAAGAAGGCAAAGCATGCTGATGTAACCAAACGAAAACCATCAGGACCTGTGAAAATCAGTCCCTGGACACTAGCTCGCCTTAACGCGGAGGAAGTTTCGAAGGCAGCTGCAGAGGCGAAAAAGAAGTCCAAAGTTCTTCAGCCAATCGCGAGACATGAAGATCCTAAACATGACAAGAGGCGACCCGACAAGAGAGGGCAGTTTCTACCTGAACTTTCCGTCGATCACACTACGAGGACATCTGATAGCTGCACCGACAGCAACTGCAGCGACATGGACATGGAAACATGTGGCAGTTTAGCCCCATTGCAACATGAAGCGAGGAGCGTTTTCCAACCAAGCATCGCATCGTCGATCAGAAACCTCACCTCATCACCTCAGAGCAGCCTGGACTCACCTGATCTTCACCCATTCCGTGTTTCAATGTCAGGAGCAGACGAACTCCGCAGTTTCATGTCACTCGCAGCATCAGAATCCACTGCTCCAAAAAGCATTGCACTTTCAAGGTCGACGAGTGGTGGGTACGAGGCCTCGGGAGGCGAGGAAAGTGATCGCATCCCGTCAAAGATCGTGCACCGGTCGTCCAATTGGGCCAATGCCATCCTCAATTCCGGTAGGCGAGAAATGGCAGCCGATCTGAACTTGCCAACATCTGAAAGATTTCTTACAAACACCAGGTTTAGCTAG
- the LOC9271603 gene encoding vesicle transport protein GOT1 isoform X2, protein MVSFEMNDLQKIGIGLTGFGVFFSFLGIIFFFDKGLLAMGNILFLSGLGLTIGLKSTLQFFTKPKNYKGTISFGAGLLLVLIGWPFFGMLLEAYGFIVLFSGFWPTLVVFLQKIPFIGWIFQQPFVASYLGSYRGKRVPV, encoded by the exons ATGGTTTCCTTTGAGATGAATGACCTTCAAA AGATTGGGATAGGGCTGACAGGCTTTGGAGTATTCTTCTCATTTCTGGGGATCATTTTCTTCTTTGACAAGGGGCTACTTGCAATGGGCAAT ATTCTCTTCCTGTCAGGCTTAGGTTTGACTATTGGATTGAAATCGACTCTGCAATTCTTCACTAAGCCCAAGAACTATAAG GGTACTATCTCATTTGGTGCTGGCCTTTTGCTTGTTCTAATTGGATGGCCCTTTTTTGGCATGCTATTAGAGGCATATGGTTTTATTGTACTTTTCAG TGGATTCTGGCCAACTCTTGTGGTTTTCTTGCAAAAGATTCCTTTCATTGGTTGGATATTTCAGCAGCCATTTGTTGCATCG TACCTTGGAAGCTATCGAGGAAAAAGAGTTCCAGTGTAG